Part of the Rhodobacteraceae bacterium M385 genome is shown below.
ATCGCCAATGCGTCGATCCAGAAATTCCCAGCTGGCCCCGTGGCCCTCGGATTGATCTCCCAGCCAAAACAGGACCGTGGCCGAATATACTCCCGCCAGCGTTGCGCGCTTGGTGTACCAGTTCAAATCCCGGCTGCTGTCCCCCAATCCGGTCCAGATCACATCAGCGGTTTCCCACATCAGCTTGGCCCCGTCGGCAGCATGGATCGGCAAGGCAAACAACGTCGCCCCCCGGCGCACGGTCTCTTTATCTGCTGCGACCAGTTCCAACCGCCGCTTCACCGCAAATGTGACCCTGTCGCGAAACCGCATGGCGCCCAGATCGGCACCCGCCAAGGCCTCAGCCAAGGCCCGGTCCGCGCGGCGATGGAACGCCATCG
Proteins encoded:
- a CDS encoding COQ9 family protein — translated: MTDMSDAILDAARLHVPFDGWSQVTFEASAHDAGVSIADARALFPRGAVDLAMAFHRRADRALAEALAGADLGAMRFRDRVTFAVKRRLELVAADKETVRRGATLFALPIHAADGAKLMWETADVIWTGLGDSSRDLNWYTKRATLAGVYSATVLFWLGDQSEGHGASWEFLDRRIGDVMKIEEIKAKVRGSALMKPFAAGLDRFAAAVRAPRGAEQDDLPGRWTPPA